A region of Fusarium keratoplasticum isolate Fu6.1 chromosome 6, whole genome shotgun sequence DNA encodes the following proteins:
- a CDS encoding HORMA domain-containing protein — MSSKEASKSKDKDKSKVHKLSLKGSARLVAEFFQYSIHTILFQRGVYPAEDFTAVKKYGLNMLVSADDQVKAYIKKIMSQLDKWMVGGKISKLVIVITDKDTGEHVERWQFDVQIFKPTKSKSKSKSSSADQENAASAGGTPLATEKTEAEIQSEIAAIFRQITASVTFLPQLNGDCTFNVLVYADADSEVPVEWGDSDAKEIENGEKVQLRGFSTANHRVDTLVSYRFTE; from the exons ATGTCGTCAAAGGAAGCGtccaagagcaaggacaaggacaagtccAAGGTCCACAAGCTCTCCCTCAAAGGCAGCGCTCGACTGGTTGCCGAATTC TTCCAATACTCAATTCATACCATCCT CTTCCAACGAGGTGTCTACCCGGCTGAAGACTTTACAGC CGTTAAGAAATATGGCCTCAACATGCTAG TCTCGGCCGATGACCAAGTAAAGGCCtacatcaagaagatcatgtCCCAGCTCGACAAGTGGATGGTCGGCGGCAAGATCTCCaagctcgtcatcgtcatcacaGATAAAGACACAGGCGAGCACGTCGAGCGCTGGCAATTCGAT GTCCAAATCTTCAAGCCGacaaagtccaagtccaagtccaagtcctcctcggccgatCAAGAAAACGCAGCCTCTGCTGGCGGTACCCCCCTCGCCACCGAAAAGACCGAAGCCGAGATCCAGTCCGAGATCGCCGCCATCTTCCGCCAGATCACCGCGTCCGTCACCTTCCTCCCCCAGCTCAACGGCGACTGCACCTTCAACGTGCTCGTCTACGCCGACGCCGACAGTGAGGTGCCCGTCGAGTGGGGCGACTCGGATGcaaaggagattgagaaTGGCGAGAAGGTGCAACTGAGAGGATTCAGCACTGCCAACCATCGCGTCGATACTCTGGTCAGCTATCGCTTTACGGAATAG